GATGGCCGTGAGCGCGTTGGTGGTGAAGCGCAGGCGCACCTTGTCCAGCTCGAAGAGCTTCATGTACTGCTTCACCAGCGCGTTCTTGGGCTCGGTGAGGATGCGGATCAGGTCCGCCTCGCTGAGCTCCGTGAGCGACGTGATGATGGGGATGCGGCCCACGAACTCCGGGATCAGGCCGAACTTCACCAGATCGGAGGGGTGAGCCTGGGACAGCAGCTTGGAGACGTCCTCCTCGCGGACGCCGTCCTGCTTGGCCCCGAAGCCCAGGGCGGCTCCGCGGTTGCGCTGCTGCACGATCTTGTCCAGCCCGATGAACGCGCCGCCCACGATGAACAGGATGTTCGCCGTGTTCAGGCGGATGAACTCCTGCTGGGGGTGCTTGCGCCCGCCCTTGGGCGGGATGTTGGCCTCGGTGCCCTCGATGATCTTGAGCAGGGCCTGCTGCACGCCCTCGCCGGAGACGTCGCGGGTGATGCTCGGGCTGTCGGACTTGCGGGCGATCTTGTCGATCTCGTCGATGTAGATGATGCCCTTGGAGGCGGCCTCGATGTCGTAGTCGGCGTTCTGGAGCAGCTGGACGAGGATGTTCTCCACGTCCTCGCCCACGTAGCCCGCTTCCGTGAGGGTGGTGGCGTCCGCGATGGCGAAGGGCACCTTCAGGATGCGGGCCAGGGTCTGCGCCAGCAGGGTCTTGCCGGAACCGGTGGGACCGATGAGCAGGATGTTGGACTTGTCCAGCTCCACGTCGTCGCCCTTGGCCCCGCCGGAATAGAAAACCCGCTTGTAATGGTTGTGCACGGCCACGGCCAGGATCTTCTTGGCCTGATCCTGCCCGATGACGTACTCGTCCAGGAGCCGCTTGATCTCGGCGGGGGGCAGCAGCTTGCCGTCCTCCGCCTCCTCGTTCAGGCTCTCCTGGGCGATGATCTCATTGCAGAGGGAGACGCACTCGTCGCAAATGTAAACGTCCGGTCCTGCGATGAGGCGCTGCACCTCGTCCTGGTTCTTGCCGCAGAAGGAGCAGCACAGGTCGGAGGAGACTGGGGTCTTCTTCTTGGTCATGGCGTATTCCCTGATGTCACCCGGGCGGCAGGTTCTGCCGGCCCCGGAGGAACAGAGCCTAGGTTGATTCTACAGCCAGGGTTTCGCGGGCTACGATGACCTTGTCGATGAGGCCGTATTTGCAGGCATCTTCCGGGGTCATGAAGTAGTCGCGCTCGGTGTCTTCCCTGATTTTTTCAATATCCGTGCCAGTATGTTTGGCCAGGATTTCGTTGAGCCTCTCACGCATGCGAATAATCTCGCGCGCGTGGATGTCAATATCCGTGGTCTGTCCCTGGAAGCCGCCGGAGGGCTGGTGGATCATGATCCTGGCGTTGGGCAGGGCCGAGCGCATGCCCTTGGCTCCTGCCGCCAGAAGCAGCGCGCCCATGCTTGCGGCCTGCCCCATGCACAGGGTGGACACGGGGCAGGAGATGAACTGCATGGTGTCATAGATGGCCATCCCGGCGGTCACGGAACCGCCGGGGGAATTGATGTAGAGCGAGACCTCCTTCTTGGGGTCCTCGGACTCCAGGAAGAGGAGTTGCGCGCAGATGACGTTGGCCACGTGGTCGTCTATGGGCGTGCCCAGGAGGATGATCCTGTCCCTGAGCAGTCGCGAATAGATGTCGTAGGCGCGTTCGGTGCGGCCGGTGGTCTCGATGACGATAGGGATCTGAGCGAACACCCTACTCTCCTTTGGCTCCCTCGGCCTCGGCCTTGGCGGGAACCTTCGTGATTTTGGCCTGAGAATAGATGAATTCCATGGCCTTGTCCGCCAGAATCTTGTCGCGCACGGGCACGATGAGGCCCTGCTGCTCGTAGTGCTGCTTCACGGCAAGCACGTCCTGCCCGGTGCGGGAGGCGACCTGCATGAAGTAGGCGTCCATCTCCTGCGGGGTGGTCTCGATGCTTTCCTTGTCGGAGAGCTTGAGCAGGAAGATCTGGGCCTTGACGATCTCCTTGGCCTTGGGCTCCATCTCCTGGCGAAGCTCCTCGTCGGTCTTGCCGAGGGCCTCGGGAGCCTTGCCCTGACGCTCGATCTTGTGCTTGGCGTCGCCCACGAGCAGGTTGAGCTGCTCTTCCACCAGGGCGGGCGGCAGCTCGAACTCGACGCCGGCCAGCAGCCCATCCAGGAGCTTCTTCTGCGCGGCGGCGCGGTGCAGCTGCTGGCGGCTCTGCACGTAGGACTTGGAGATGGCTTCGCGCAGCTTCTCAACAGTCTCGAAGTTGCCGGCCTGCTTGGCCAGCTCGTCGGTCATCTCGGGCAGCACGCGCTCCTTGGTGATGTGGAGGGTGATGTGCATGTCCACGGTCTTGCCGGCGAGCTCCTGGTTGATGAAGTCGGCCGGGAAGCTGATCTTGCCGGAGTTGGAGCCGCCGGGCATGGTGGCCTTCACAAGCTCCTCGAATTCGGGAAGGGCCTGCTTCTCGCCCAGAACGAGCTGGAAGTTCTCGGCGCTGACGCCGGGCACCTCGGCGCCGTCTTCGTCGGTGGCGCGGAAGCTCACGATGGCCACCTCGCCGTCCTTGGGCAGGTGGGCGTCGGTGATGACCTTGAGCTCGGCCATGTTGGTGCGGATGCGCTCGATGACCTGCGCGATTTCCTCTTCGCTGGCGGCGGCCTCCTCTTCTTCGACGGCCAGGCCCTTGTAGGCGGGCAATTCGAAGTTGGGGGCGTGTTCGAAGCTGATGGTGTACTCGATATCCTTGTTCTTCTCGAGTTCAACGGGAGAGACGTCCAGCTTGGCGATGGCCAGGTACTTCAGGGTGGACATGATCTCGTTGATGTGCACGTTCATCAGCTCGTTGGCCGCTTCGCGCAGGATCTGCTTGCGGAACTTGGACTCCACAAGGCTGGAGGGGACCTTGCCCTTGCGGAAGCCGCGAAGA
This genomic stretch from Fundidesulfovibrio soli harbors:
- the clpX gene encoding ATP-dependent Clp protease ATP-binding subunit ClpX, with translation MTKKKTPVSSDLCCSFCGKNQDEVQRLIAGPDVYICDECVSLCNEIIAQESLNEEAEDGKLLPPAEIKRLLDEYVIGQDQAKKILAVAVHNHYKRVFYSGGAKGDDVELDKSNILLIGPTGSGKTLLAQTLARILKVPFAIADATTLTEAGYVGEDVENILVQLLQNADYDIEAASKGIIYIDEIDKIARKSDSPSITRDVSGEGVQQALLKIIEGTEANIPPKGGRKHPQQEFIRLNTANILFIVGGAFIGLDKIVQQRNRGAALGFGAKQDGVREEDVSKLLSQAHPSDLVKFGLIPEFVGRIPIITSLTELSEADLIRILTEPKNALVKQYMKLFELDKVRLRFTTNALTAIAKKSIERKTGARGLRNVMESIMLEIMYQLPSLTGVTECVINKAVVEKGQEPLLFYQQEVKSA
- the clpP gene encoding ATP-dependent Clp endopeptidase proteolytic subunit ClpP, giving the protein MFAQIPIVIETTGRTERAYDIYSRLLRDRIILLGTPIDDHVANVICAQLLFLESEDPKKEVSLYINSPGGSVTAGMAIYDTMQFISCPVSTLCMGQAASMGALLLAAGAKGMRSALPNARIMIHQPSGGFQGQTTDIDIHAREIIRMRERLNEILAKHTGTDIEKIREDTERDYFMTPEDACKYGLIDKVIVARETLAVEST
- the tig gene encoding trigger factor; translated protein: MDYNVTEVSPVETKIEVKVPAEEINAALAATTAIYRQNLDLRGFRKGKVPSSLVESKFRKQILREAANELMNVHINEIMSTLKYLAIAKLDVSPVELEKNKDIEYTISFEHAPNFELPAYKGLAVEEEEAAASEEEIAQVIERIRTNMAELKVITDAHLPKDGEVAIVSFRATDEDGAEVPGVSAENFQLVLGEKQALPEFEELVKATMPGGSNSGKISFPADFINQELAGKTVDMHITLHITKERVLPEMTDELAKQAGNFETVEKLREAISKSYVQSRQQLHRAAAQKKLLDGLLAGVEFELPPALVEEQLNLLVGDAKHKIERQGKAPEALGKTDEELRQEMEPKAKEIVKAQIFLLKLSDKESIETTPQEMDAYFMQVASRTGQDVLAVKQHYEQQGLIVPVRDKILADKAMEFIYSQAKITKVPAKAEAEGAKGE